One Papaver somniferum cultivar HN1 chromosome 10, ASM357369v1, whole genome shotgun sequence genomic window carries:
- the LOC113315993 gene encoding uncharacterized protein LOC113315993, with amino-acid sequence MMNDYFTPGTGYTGRQFKQRLGMREDLFDKFLGKLLEVDPEWQQRPDATGTMGHSLHMKLVVVMKCLCKSTPADSVDDYTRMGATTIYMYLKRFCHTICMTFGERYLREPTPEDVHRFLQENADQCFPGMLGSVDCMQ; translated from the coding sequence atgatgaatgattattttacgCCTGGAACTGGTTATACCGGAAGACAATTCAAACAACGTCTAGGCATGAGGGAAGACTTATTCGATAAATTTTTAGGAAAATTGCTTGAGGTTGATCCAGAATGGCAGCAACGTCCAGATGCAACCGGTACTATGGGGCATTCTCTGCAtatgaaattagttgttgtgatgaaatgtttatgcaaaaGTACGCCAGCTGATAGTGTTGATGATTACACTCGTATGGGTGCAACTACAATATATATGTATCTAAAAAGATTTTGCCACACCATTTGCATGACTTTTGGAGAAAGATATTTGCGTGAACCCACTCCTGAAGATGTTCATAGGTTTCTACAAGAGAATGCGGACCAATGTTTTCCTGGAATGCTTGgtagtgttgattgtatgcaATAG